CGTTCGTAAACACCGTTTTAGCTCAATCACTTTCTTCTAGGGTTTGGTCGAAATTGATTTTGGGGATTTGATAGGTTGGTTCGTATGGGAGGATATTCACGAAATCGAAAGACGCGAGTTTGCCGAGTTCTTCAGTGAGAGCTCCATCACTCGAACCCCCAAGGTCTACAAGGAGTACAGAGATTTCATCATCAACAAGTACAGGGAAGACGACTCTTCTCGCAGGCTCACCTTCACCAGCATCCGCAAGCACCTCGTCGGCGATGTCAATCTGCTCCGGAAAGTGTTTCTCTTTCTCGAGAACTGGGGCTTGATCAATTTCCTCAACAAAAGTGATGATGGTTCCATGGAGGAGAGTGAAGCTGAGATCGAACTAGGGACTCCCGCTGGGATTCGTGTCACTGCTACTCCGGTTTCCATGAGGCCTGTCACCGTACCTCCCCTTGTTGAGGAAAGAGCTGAGCCTGCCTTCAAGTTCTCCCCACTCACCTCTTATTCTGATGTTTTCACTGACTTGAATAAGCCGTTGCTTTGTGGGCATTGTGGAGAAAGTAGCTGTGATTCTGCTTTCTATCAACATACCAAGGTAGATCTCTTTTGTTTGTTTCTTTGTTTATGGATTACCCTGTTATTATTCTTGTCTGTTTTCTCAACGTAATACGATGTTGGGGGCAGAGTCTTGTCACTTTATGCGACAAGTGTGGAGACTGTGGGGAGAACAACTCCGCACATGATTTCAAGCTGATTGCTGCAGCTGCCTGGACCGAGGAAGAGACCCTCCTCTTGCTAGAGTCTGTGCTCAAACATGGAGACGATTGGGAACTCATTACCCAAAGTGTTTCTACAAAGTCTAGACTTGATTGCATTTCCAAGCTCATTGAGCTCCCTTTCGGAGAGTTTCTGATGGGATCTTCCTCTGGAAGACTCAGATCCTCTATCCCCACCTCCGAGGATGAAAACCTTTCGTCTCCATCTAATCCTTTAGAACAGATGAAAGCTGACGGTCTAGAACAAAAGGAAACGGAGACGAGAGAAGAAAAGGGAGATGATCATGTCGTCGATGAAGATGAGCCTCCAGCAAAAAGAAAACGTGTTGCAATGCTATCAGATGGTGGTGATAGTTCACTTATGAAACAGGTTAATAAACACTTCATCATTATCTTTCCACATATGATTGTAAAACTCGAATTACTCAACTGTAGCAAAGAGTGCTGTCAAACTTTGGTGGAATCTAATTTTCAAGAGATAACATATTGTGCAACAGGTCGCAGCAATGGCATGCAAAGTTGGTCCATCTGTCACAACAGCTGCTGCAAAAGCTGCAATCGCTGCTCTTTGTGATGAAGCCTCTTGTCCAAAAGATACTTTCGAAACAACTTGTGATTTCACAGATTTTGCGGTTGACAGGTTCGATTCTTCAACCCCTTAACATTTGCTCATGAGTTCGCTTCTCGTGTCGTTTTCAAGTCTAATCTAAAACAATTCTCAGAGCTGATGGAGACAAAGGTACATCAGATATGGAGGAACAGCAAGAAGACAAAGGTAACTCTTGTATAATGATCCAATTAGTATTCCTGGGTTCAGAATGAAAGTCTCAAGACTTTTTATATTTATATTCCTGATTAACTATGCAGAGGGACCTCAGGATCTACCTGTAGCTTTAAGGATGAGAGCGTCAGTGGCAACAGCTCTTGGAGCTGCGGCGGCTCACGCAAAAATACTGGCTGATCAAGAAGAAAGAGAGATGGAACAGTTAGCTGCGATTATAATAGACCAACAGGTTGGTTGGTTGGTTCGAATATTAATAAGATGGGAACATTTGGGGTCTCCTTCCGCGCTCTCTGTTTGTTGTTTTAAGTCTTGACCCGTCGTTGTATTCATTTAAATCCAGCTGAAGAAGATGAAGAGCAAGTTGAAGTTTCTGGACCACTTGGAATTGATAATGGATGCGGAAGAACAAGTAATGGAGGGCGTAAAAGAAACAATTCTCCAAGAGAGGATTAGCGTTTTGCAATTCGCGTTTGGTAGCGGTATAACAAAACGCTGGGATCATACGTAACGTGAAATAGGTGATCCTTTGTTGGTCCGTAGGAGGATGATGTTTGAGATTAGAAATGGATGTGTTTTTGCAAGACTTTTGTCCTTTGGGTGGTCTCTCTTGTTATTATTAAATGTAGAACGAAGGAGGGTCTAATTGACTTTATGAGTTAGGTTGTTACATTTACATACATCTTTTGTAGAATGGTCTGACCAATGAATGGATGGATGAGTCTTCTAAATTCGTAAAAATCATTTTCTGTGTTCCAATTGTTTTCTATAAAATAAGTCTATAAGTTGGTTACAACGCCCTCCTCTAAAACTTTATTCATCAGCTGCCTTAGTGTCTCTTTGTTTGAGTGAGAGAGAGAGAGAGAAGCCAAAAAGAAACTCGAGAGTCGCGAGAGATCTCACTGCGCTCAGGTCATCATCAATCGGAAAAACATTCATCAACTTCGGTTATAACAGATGAAGTCTGAATACCAATACCACGAGGTTCTCTCATTTTTCTTCATGCTTGAGATCCAAGTAAGTATTTGAAAATGAGTGTGATAAAGAGTTTCCAATCATGTTTCTTGAAACAGGATTACATAAGAAACTCGAGAGGTGTTGAGTTGTTTACTTGTAGATGGATTCCATCATCTTCTCCCAAAGCTCTTGTTTTCCTCTGCCATGGTAAATTTATTTATAACTCTCTCTTTTTTTCTGGTGAGTTATTCAAGAGGGTTTAATTAACCAATAAAAATTCATTTGCAGGTTACGGAATGGAGTGTAGCGACTCCATGAGAGGTGTTCAATCTTAATCTTCTTCATCCATGCATTATTAGATTACATTCTCTCGAACAAAATATTCATTTCTTTTTTTTTTTCGTTAACAAATATTGCTACAGAGCACTGACTTAACTTGTGGTGGGTTTGGACATTTAATTACCTAGTTTTTATATCCATGCATGGCACTCTTATATGTTCTTTTTTTTTGTGTGCTCTGTGTTGAGATGCATTTTTGAAATATATTTGAAGAAAACAAGGGGGATGAGCATTTTAATCATAGTAAGATGTTGAGATATTTAGCTAATCTAACCTTATCATGCTATGACATTTTTGTTTTTATCTTCTCCGTGGACCCTTAGAACCATTGAAAGGATATGGTGGTGTGATAAATGTTATTTCTTAAATGCCTCTGATGATAAGTAAAGTTATGGACATTGTTAGGATTTAGGAACGGTGGGTCAACAAGTCTTGTGTGGTTGGTTTTGGTTGGCGAACGACCGCTAGACCATGCATGTTATTTAATTGCATTTAATTTTTACCTTTCCTCTGACAGAGAGTAACCGATCTTCTAACTGATAAAATAATGAATTACCCTTCTCAATAATCGCAGTTTACCTTCGACATATTTGTATATGTTACATGAAAAACATCTTCTTCGCTATTACTATTTGGTAGGTGTTTCTATGGCTTGGTAGTTGAGAAAAATTGATTCTGTTAGGTAGGTGTTTGAAACTAAACCTGGTATTGATTTGACCCAACAACATTGTGTTCGGTTTTAGAATGCGGAATCAGGCTGGCTTCAGCCGGATACGCGGTTTTTGGAATGGACTATGAAGGTCATGGTCGGTCCATGGGATCTCGTTGCTATATCAAGAAGTTTAGCAACATTGTAAATGATTGCTACAACTATTACACCTCTATTTGTGGTATGTCATTTACAATGCAACACCTTCGTTCATCACTTCTTCTTTGGATTTTGTCTCATCCCTAAACCCATGTTTTTTAAATTTTTCCAGCGCAAGAGGAGTACATGGAGAGGGGCAGATTCTTGTATGGAGAATCCATGGGAGGTGCAGTCACTTTATTGCTTCACAAGAAAGATCCTTCCTTTTGGAATGGTGCCATTCTTGTTGCTCCAATGTGTAAGATATCTGAGAAGGTGAAGCCACATCCGGTGGTGATCAATCTGTTAACTAGAGTCGAAGAGATGATACCTAAATGGAAAATAGTTCCAACAAAGGACGTGATTGACGCTGCTTTCAAGGACCTTGCCAAGCGAGAAGAGGTCTCTCAATATATAAGTCTCATGGAATATT
The DNA window shown above is from Brassica oleracea var. oleracea cultivar TO1000 chromosome C3, BOL, whole genome shotgun sequence and carries:
- the LOC106335610 gene encoding SWI/SNF complex subunit SWI3A-like; this translates as MEASTNDRSSSFKDAELELYTIPAHSSWFVWEDIHEIERREFAEFFSESSITRTPKVYKEYRDFIINKYREDDSSRRLTFTSIRKHLVGDVNLLRKVFLFLENWGLINFLNKSDDGSMEESEAEIELGTPAGIRVTATPVSMRPVTVPPLVEERAEPAFKFSPLTSYSDVFTDLNKPLLCGHCGESSCDSAFYQHTKSLVTLCDKCGDCGENNSAHDFKLIAAAAWTEEETLLLLESVLKHGDDWELITQSVSTKSRLDCISKLIELPFGEFLMGSSSGRLRSSIPTSEDENLSSPSNPLEQMKADGLEQKETETREEKGDDHVVDEDEPPAKRKRVAMLSDGGDSSLMKQVAAMACKVGPSVTTAAAKAAIAALCDEASCPKDTFETTCDFTDFAVDRADGDKGTSDMEEQQEDKEGPQDLPVALRMRASVATALGAAAAHAKILADQEEREMEQLAAIIIDQQLKKMKSKLKFLDHLELIMDAEEQVMEGVKETILQERISVLQFAFGSGITKRWDHT
- the LOC106335611 gene encoding caffeoylshikimate esterase-like, whose product is MKSEYQYHEDYIRNSRGVELFTCRWIPSSSPKALVFLCHGYGMECSDSMRECGIRLASAGYAVFGMDYEGHGRSMGSRCYIKKFSNIVNDCYNYYTSICAQEEYMERGRFLYGESMGGAVTLLLHKKDPSFWNGAILVAPMCKISEKVKPHPVVINLLTRVEEMIPKWKIVPTKDVIDAAFKDLAKREEVRNNKLIYQDKPRLKTALEMLRTSMNLEDSLHEITMPFFVLHGEADIVTDPEISKALYEKASSRDKTLKLYPGMWHTLTSGEPDYNVDLVFADIISWLDHRTADPASLTVTPIRANTTASVERVFVDGVSSGQRRPRRAYFSLLCGLNGGRLVPRSAM